The proteins below come from a single Amphiura filiformis chromosome 15, Afil_fr2py, whole genome shotgun sequence genomic window:
- the LOC140170686 gene encoding lactadherin-like, whose product MSCRHAVSTLVTAIVFSLVLYTSNAITCFISKQPDPNRGNKLRWFLSDTLNDRCTCTKILFGGQNTVSKEGLEKRFYIDNPLQFVNNDDPDSLRQLLDCKDEYVTSSKTTNNTAASPKTTTNTVTSPKTTTMTATIRKTTINTAISSKTTTNTTTSPKTATMTATSPRTTTKTATSHNTITMTTTSPKTNNMTTVETSDSAITEKVTVTQHTRCSSGQIAGCTTPHALGMESHDIKDRRIAVSSRGTYKIINSNTNTIEQKHSAQRVRLDHGRYWVPDSSDTNPWVQVYVGFGKRVSGIIIQGFKQHWIHHDFIKVQINGRNFESVNSSLESAWIDDPESHTTLMFERPVITSVIRVQPQDCMEITKDLANGNQITISDCALRMEILGCENTQECGCVKPLGMESQQIYEGQIFVSYNIASKNFARLHNGSYWDAPPSNSIGVTWNQKVNISGIIIQGSGDQWVERCIIEADSSPMFGSQEFEANFDGDAPVSIIFEEPVETSYIIVTPTVCPGNYCKLRMEILGPCMSG is encoded by the exons ATGTCTTGCCGGCATGCAGTTTCCACCCTCGTCACTGCCATTG TGTTTAGTCTTGTGCTCTACACATCTAACGCAATTACGTGTTTCATAAGCAAACAACCAGATCCCAATCGCGGCAACAAGCTACGGTGGTTCTTATCGGATACCCTCAATGACCGGTGTACTTGTACCAAGATACTATTTGGGGGACAAAATACCGTATCAAAGGAGGGATTGGAAAAGCGTTTTTATATCGACAATCCATTGCAATTCGTTAACAATGATGATCCAGACAGTTTAAGACAATTATTGGATTGTAAAGATGAAT ATGTAACTAGCTCTAAGACTACCAACAATACCGCAGCTAGCCCTAAGACTACCACTAACACCGTAACTAGCCCCAAGACTACCACCATGACCGCAACTATCCGTAAGACTACCATTAACACCGCAATTAGCTCTAAGACTACCACTAACACCACAACTAGCCCTAAGACTGCCACCATGACCGCAACTAGCCCTAGGACTACCACTAAGACAGCAACTAGCCATAATACTATCACCATGACAACAACTAGCCCTAAAACAAACAATATGACCACCGTCGAGACATCGGACTCAGCGATAACTGAAAAGGTGACTGTTACACAACACACTAGATGTTCTAGTGGGCAGATCGCAG GATGTACAACTCCGCATGCGCTTGGAATGGAAAGCCATGATATCAAGGATAGAAGAATTGCAGTTTCATCTCGTGGAACCTATAAAATCATCAACTCGAATACCAATACAATTGAACAAAAACATAGCGCACAAAGAGTCAGGCTAGACCATGGTCGATATTGGGTGCCTGATAGTAGCGATACCAACCCTTGGGTACAGGTGTATGTTGGGTTTGGGAAGAGAGTGTCAGGGATCATAATACAAGGATTTAAGCAACATTGGATACACCACGACTTTATCAAAGTGCAGATTAATGGACGAAACTTCGAGAGCGTCAATTCTAGTCTG GAATCTGCTTGGATTGACGATCCCGAATCACACACGACGCTCATGTTTGAGAGACCAGTGATTACAAGTGTTATACGTGTACAACCACAAGATTGTATGGAAATAACAAAGGACCTGGCTAATGGTAATCAGATAACGATCTCAGACTGTGCTCTGAGAATGGAAATACTAGGATGCGAGAATACTCAAGAGTGCG GTTGCGTCAAACCGCTCGGAATGGAAAGTCAACAAATTTATGAGGGACAGATCTTCGTCTCTTATAACATTGCCTCCAAGAATTTTGCAAGACTTCATAATGGAAGTTATTGGGATGCACCGCCTTCAAATTCGATAGGAGTTACTTGGAACCAGAAAGTCAACATTTCTGGCATCATTATACAAGGCAGCGGTGACCAGTGGGTAGAACGTTGCATCATTGAGGCGGACAGCTCACCCATGTTTGGATCACAG GAGTTTGAAGCCAACTTTGATGGGGACGCACCTGTCAGCATTATCTTTGAAGAACCGGTGGAAACCAGCTACATCATAGTAACACCCACTGTTTGCCCTGGTAACTATTGCAAATTGAGAATGGAAATACTAGGACCATGCATGTCAGGATAA
- the LOC140172023 gene encoding lactadherin-like, producing the protein MAATNPKTTTMTATSPKTATMTTTSPKTTTMTTTSPKTTTMTATSPKTTTMTETSPKITTKTATSPKTTTMTENSPKTTTMTATSRSKTTTMYTLEKSDLTITEEVTATIQHTRCEQIGESCTTTRALGMESHNITDRRIVVSSRGTYRIAYSGGVNKQHDSAQRARLDHFLYWVPRNDDPSPWVQVYVGLGKIVSGIIIQGFKQHWTRHDFIKVQVNGHNFENINASLESAWTDDPEAHSTLMFGSPVVTSVIRLQPRDCLEITKDLTIGNQIQTQISDCALKMEILGCENTQACSCLKPLGMENGGIKESQIFVSTNANYRNNSRLHHSSHWFAYLSPSPWIQINFNKRVNIFGIIMQGNRVANGSSSWVKHCTIEVDNASPMAIQPQGYAANFDWYTPVTIIFEEPLESGYIKVIPNDCHNGLCRVRMEILGPCHNNSSP; encoded by the exons ATGGCCGCAACTAACCCTAAAACTACCACAATGACCGCAACAAGCCCTAAGACTGCCACCATGACCACAACTAGCCCTAAGACTACCACCATGACCACAACTAGCCCTAAGACTACCACCATGACCGCAACTAGCCCTAAGACTACCACCATGACAGAAACTAGCCCTAAGATTACCACCAAGACCGCAACTAGCCCAAAGACTACCACCATGACAGAAAATAGCCCTAAGACTACCACCATGACCGCAACGAGCCGGAGTAAGACTACCACTATGTACACACTCGAGAAATCTGACTTAACGATAACTGAAGAAGTGACTGCTACAATACAACATACTAGATGTGAGCAGATCGGAG AATCATGTACAACCACGCGCGCGCTTGGAATGGAAAGCCACAATATCACTGACAGAAGAATCGTGGTTTCATCTCGTGGAACTTATAGAATCGCCTACTCCGGAGGTGTTAATAAACAGCATGATAGCGCACAAAGAGCTAGACTAGATCATTTTCTCTATTGGGTGCCTCGTAATGATGATCCCAGCCCTTGGGTACAGGTGTATGTTGGTTTAGGGAAGATAGTGTCAGGGATCATAATACAAGGATTTAAGCAACACTGGACACGTCACGACTTTATCAAAGTGCAGGTTAATGGACACAACTTCGAGAACATCAATGCTAGTCTG GAATCTGCCTGGACTGACGATCCTGAAGCACACTCGACGCTCATGTTTGGCAGTCCAGTAGTTACGAGTGTTATACGTCTACAACCACGAGATTGTTTGGAAATAACAAAGGATCTGACTATTGGTAATCAGATTCAGACACAGATCTCAGACTGTGCTCTAAAAATGGAAATACTGGGATGCGAGAATACTCAAGCATGTA GTTGTTTAAAACCACTTGGTATGGAGAATGGCGGGATTAAAGAAAGTCAAATTTTCGTATCTACTAACGCTAACTACCGAAATAATTCAAGGCTTCATCATAGTAGTCATTGGTTTGCCTATCTTAGTCCAAGTCCTTGGATACAAATCAATTTTAACAAAAGGGTCAACATCTTTGGCATCATCATGCAAGGCAATAGAGTAGCTAATGGTAGCTCTTCTTGGGTGAAACACTGTACCATTGAGGTGGATAATGCTTCCCCGATGGCCATTCAGCCACAA GGTTATGCAGCTAACTTTGATTGGTATACACCCGTCACTATTATCTTTGAGGAGCCACTGGAATCCGGCTACATTAAAGTTATACCCAATGATTGTCATAATGGTTTATGCAGAGTGAGAATGGAAATACTAGGACCTTGTCATAATAACTCTTCGCCTTAA